From one Spirochaetaceae bacterium genomic stretch:
- a CDS encoding CoA-acylating methylmalonate-semialdehyde dehydrogenase, protein MGSSYEIRNFVGGAWGAPAGAETVPVANPATGEVIGHTPQSPGAEVDRTVAAAAAAFPEWRGTPPGERIQYLFKLKALLERETQEIGRVITIENGKILSESLGELVRAIENVEVACGIPTMMQGDVLEDVSRGIDELMIRQPVGVCAIVCPFNFPAMIPFWFFPYALACGNVVIVKPADRTPVTMQVVTRLVEEAGLPAGVFNVVNGGADTVNALLDHPGVHAVSFVGSTAVAEHVYARASAAGKRVQAQGGAKNPIVVLPDAEIDMATQITVDSCYGNAGQRCLAASMAITVGDAGDAFTEAMAAVATDRVVGDGLDESVEMGPVISQASKQRIEHLIGVGAQEGARVVVDGRGATVPGLEGGSFVRPTLIADVPPGSTVATTEIFGPVFGLMQVDTVEDAIALVNSGRYGNMACLFTTDGRAARQFRYAADVGNIGINIGVAAPMAYFPFSGWRSSFFGVLHGQGKHAVEFFTQTKVVVERWPADWSRKF, encoded by the coding sequence ATGGGTAGTTCGTACGAGATCAGGAACTTTGTCGGCGGGGCGTGGGGCGCGCCTGCCGGGGCCGAGACTGTGCCGGTGGCCAATCCGGCCACCGGGGAGGTCATAGGACACACGCCTCAGTCGCCTGGGGCCGAGGTGGACCGCACCGTTGCCGCCGCCGCCGCCGCCTTCCCGGAGTGGCGTGGCACGCCGCCGGGCGAGCGCATTCAGTACCTGTTCAAGCTGAAGGCGCTGCTCGAGCGCGAGACGCAGGAGATCGGGCGCGTCATCACCATCGAGAACGGCAAGATCCTGTCGGAGTCGCTGGGCGAGCTGGTGCGCGCCATCGAGAACGTCGAAGTGGCGTGCGGCATCCCCACGATGATGCAGGGCGACGTGCTGGAGGATGTCTCGCGCGGCATCGACGAGTTGATGATCCGCCAGCCGGTGGGAGTGTGCGCGATCGTGTGCCCGTTCAACTTCCCGGCGATGATCCCGTTCTGGTTCTTCCCCTATGCGCTGGCCTGCGGCAACGTGGTGATCGTCAAGCCCGCCGACCGCACCCCGGTCACCATGCAGGTGGTCACCCGGCTGGTCGAGGAGGCGGGCCTGCCGGCGGGAGTGTTCAACGTGGTCAACGGCGGCGCCGACACCGTCAACGCGCTGCTCGACCATCCCGGCGTGCACGCGGTGAGCTTCGTCGGCTCCACCGCCGTGGCCGAACACGTCTACGCGCGCGCCTCCGCCGCCGGCAAGCGGGTGCAGGCGCAGGGCGGCGCCAAGAACCCGATCGTGGTGCTGCCGGACGCCGAAATCGACATGGCCACCCAGATCACCGTCGACTCCTGCTACGGCAACGCCGGCCAGCGCTGCCTCGCCGCCTCCATGGCCATTACCGTGGGCGATGCGGGCGATGCCTTCACCGAGGCCATGGCGGCGGTGGCAACCGACCGCGTGGTCGGCGACGGCCTGGACGAGTCGGTGGAGATGGGGCCGGTGATCAGCCAGGCCAGCAAGCAGCGCATCGAGCACCTGATCGGCGTCGGCGCGCAGGAGGGCGCGCGCGTCGTGGTGGACGGGCGCGGCGCCACCGTCCCGGGCCTGGAGGGCGGCTCGTTCGTGCGGCCGACATTGATCGCCGACGTGCCGCCCGGCAGCACCGTGGCCACCACCGAGATCTTCGGGCCGGTGTTCGGGCTGATGCAGGTGGACACGGTGGAGGACGCCATCGCACTGGTGAACTCGGGCCGCTACGGCAACATGGCGTGCCTGTTCACCACCGACGGGCGCGCCGCGCGCCAGTTCCGCTACGCCGCCGACGTGGGCAACATCGGCATCAACATCGGCGTCGCCGCACCGATGGCCTACTTCCCGTTCTCCGGCTGGCGCAGCAGCTTCTTCGGCGTGCTGCACGGCCAGGGCAAGCACGCGGTGGAGTTCTTCACCCAGACCAAGGTGGTGGTGGAACGCTGGCCCGCCGACTGGTCCCGCAAGTTCTAA
- a CDS encoding serpin family protein: protein MAADLIAHGSGYPATAPVASSVGDECTMEATTTAERTGPADGARHAASRRRFCAIAGALLLLAAAGCAEPITSPSDRVDEIARLPRALSAAEVEIIGANNRFAFDLLDQANRPNGNLLISPLSASMALGMTMNGASGDTWSQMRDMLGFRSLAEEEINASYQSLLELLVGLDPAVETAIGNSVWTRQGFPVHSDFLDTVRESFHAEAVELDFASPAASERINEWVKAATRGRIEDIVPARIPAAVVMYLINAISFKGPWTLRFDPADTRPEPFHLDDGSTRTVPLMTLQGELSYQETSRFQAVDLPYGGGAFSMTVLLPQYGVSVDDLATSLGAVEWKEIADSFHKTDMQLFMPRFRMAYERTLNDDLAALGMVDAFDRRADFTRLSPVEGLLISEVKQKSWVDVNEEGTEAAAATVVEVRETSAAPVFRADRPFLFLIRERLSGTILFVGKLASPPDG, encoded by the coding sequence ATGGCCGCTGACCTGATCGCCCATGGCAGCGGCTACCCGGCCACGGCACCGGTCGCTTCGTCTGTCGGCGACGAGTGTACTATGGAAGCCACGACCACGGCTGAGCGTACAGGTCCGGCGGACGGTGCCCGGCACGCCGCGAGCCGCCGCCGGTTTTGCGCCATTGCGGGAGCATTGCTCCTGTTGGCCGCCGCGGGGTGCGCAGAACCCATAACCAGCCCGTCCGACCGTGTGGACGAGATTGCCCGCCTGCCGCGCGCCTTGAGTGCGGCGGAGGTCGAGATCATCGGGGCAAACAACCGATTTGCCTTCGACCTCCTCGACCAGGCCAATCGCCCGAACGGCAATCTCCTCATTTCGCCGCTGTCGGCGTCCATGGCGCTCGGAATGACCATGAACGGAGCCTCCGGAGACACCTGGAGCCAGATGCGGGACATGCTGGGGTTCCGGAGCCTCGCCGAGGAAGAGATCAACGCCTCCTACCAGTCCCTGCTCGAGCTCCTCGTCGGACTCGATCCCGCCGTGGAGACCGCGATCGGGAACTCCGTGTGGACGCGGCAGGGCTTTCCGGTGCACTCCGACTTCCTCGATACCGTGCGCGAGAGCTTCCACGCCGAGGCGGTGGAGCTCGATTTCGCGAGTCCCGCGGCGTCCGAGCGGATCAACGAGTGGGTCAAGGCCGCGACGCGCGGTCGAATCGAGGACATCGTTCCCGCCAGGATCCCGGCCGCGGTGGTCATGTACCTGATCAACGCGATCTCCTTCAAGGGACCCTGGACCCTCCGGTTCGATCCTGCCGACACGCGACCCGAGCCGTTCCACCTGGACGACGGGTCCACTCGCACGGTGCCGCTCATGACCCTCCAGGGAGAGCTCTCCTATCAGGAGACCAGCCGGTTCCAGGCCGTGGACCTGCCGTACGGGGGAGGCGCCTTTTCGATGACCGTGCTCCTTCCGCAGTACGGCGTGAGCGTGGACGACCTCGCCACATCGCTCGGCGCAGTGGAATGGAAGGAGATCGCCGACAGCTTCCACAAGACCGACATGCAGCTCTTCATGCCGCGCTTTCGGATGGCCTACGAACGTACGCTGAATGACGATCTGGCAGCCTTGGGCATGGTCGACGCGTTCGATCGCCGGGCGGACTTCACCAGACTCTCGCCAGTCGAAGGCCTGCTGATCTCGGAGGTGAAGCAGAAGTCCTGGGTGGACGTCAACGAGGAGGGCACCGAGGCGGCCGCCGCAACCGTGGTCGAGGTGCGTGAGACGTCCGCTGCTCCCGTCTTCCGCGCCGACCGCCCGTTCCTGTTTCTCATCCGCGAGCGGCTTTCGGGCACCATCCTCTTCGTCGGCAAGCTCGCGAGCCCTCCGGATGGCTGA